The DNA window CCTCCGGTCGGGACAGGCTGGCTCAGGCCGGACGGACGGCCCGGGCCCAGAGCGCGAAACGGCCATCCGACTCGACCTGCACATCGACGAAGCCGGTCCGTTCCAGATGGGCGCTGAGCGAGCCGACGGTAAAGCCGGTCCGGTGCGCCATGAAATCATTGCCGCCCTCGATCGAGGGCCGGTAGCCGTAAAGGATGTCGATCGGCGCGATCGGGCCGGCCGCCGAGATATAGGCCGGCTCCTCCAGGAGCCCCTGCGCCACCAACGCCGCCACCCGCTGCAGATCGGGCATCGTCAGCAGCACGAACCCGCCGGGGCGCAGCACGCGGAAGAACTCGGACAGCGCCAGCGGCACTTCATGGGCCCTGAGATGCTCGAGATTGTGCGACGACCAGACGGCATCGACCGCGCCCTCCGAGAGCACCTGCATATCGGTGATGCTGGCCACGATATCCGGCATCACCGTGGGGTCGATATCGAGCCGCAGTTCGCGCCAGCCCGCGGCCGGAAAGGCATCAGCCGGCAGCTTGCCGGGATCGGCCATGCCGCAGCCCACATGCAGAACGGTCTTGAGAGAGGCTGTCGCGTCATCTGTGGCGAGGGTCAGGCTTTCCATGAACGGGCTCCGGTTTCAGGATCGGGGGTGAGTCGGGGATCAGGATCGGGGTTCTCGCAGGCTTTCGCTCAATCCGTTGAGAACCGGATCGAGGAAATAGGTCAGAAGGGTGCGGTGACCGGTGGCGATGTCGCTGGTCAGCGTCATCCCCGGCATCAGCCCCTCGGGCAGCGCCGCATCGTCATCGAAGGCCAGGCGCGCGACATGGCGCGCCGGGCCGCCCTCGGTCGGCAGGCTGGAACTCGGCGCCACATCGCTCAGTCGGCCGGCGATCAGGCCGTGGCGGCGCCAGGGAAAGGCATCGACCTTGATCCGCGCCGGATCGCCGGGATGCACCAGCCCCACATCGCGCGACAGCAGACCGATCTCGGCATGCATCGCGCCACCGGTGGGCGCGATCACCACCACCGGATCGGCGATGGTCATCAGCGAGCCCGGCCCGCCCCCGGCCACCGACAGCACCA is part of the Rhodovulum sp. MB263 genome and encodes:
- a CDS encoding methyltransferase domain-containing protein — protein: MESLTLATDDATASLKTVLHVGCGMADPGKLPADAFPAAGWRELRLDIDPTVMPDIVASITDMQVLSEGAVDAVWSSHNLEHLRAHEVPLALSEFFRVLRPGGFVLLTMPDLQRVAALVAQGLLEEPAYISAAGPIAPIDILYGYRPSIEGGNDFMAHRTGFTVGSLSAHLERTGFVDVQVESDGRFALWARAVRPA